The following are encoded in a window of Brevibacillus sp. DP1.3A genomic DNA:
- a CDS encoding methylmalonyl-CoA mutase family protein — MSKHTWFKEFSVPTYEQWREAAEKSLKGASFDAKLLTYSYEGIVRQPIYRHEDVETLPHLEALPGEAPFHRGNQQPDEQKEHKWHVCQEIIATSAKAFNQAAVDDLERGQTMLHLLVDQAALAGLDPDEALPDTIGHKGVSVFCREDVEQAFQGVKLSEVPLYVNTGALGLPILSLILAHVEATGQQVSELHGCIGQDPVAVLLTEGKLPCSLQTAYNAMASMTKWAKDHAPALKTILVQSNPYQDGGGNAVTELAFSLATGVDYLQAMLERGLSIEDIAPRMQFSYSIGSDVFMEIAKLRAARMLWSNIVAAYGGSTEAQKMTIHARTSAWTKTIYDPYVNMLRSTTEAFSAVIGGADSLHVSAFDEAIRPANEFSRRIARNTQIILQEEAHLAKVIDPAGGSWYVEWLTDALAKKAWELFQQVEAQGGILSALEAGFPQGLIAQIAEQKATSIDTRKNRLVGTNMYPNTAEQPLQAESLPSIHEERAAEARSLRLKQNATLVSVSLDELAKHTDEFVPHAVKAVLHGATVGDIAKAMKREDSVETIIQPLRIHRASERFETLRIQADDFLKTTGKRPTVFLATMGPVAKHKARADFASEFFAVGGFDVWRKQAFSTTVEAAEAAVASGALITVICSDDASYPEHVPPLAQAIKQRVPQMTVLLAGLPDAEQMATYKAAGVDDCIHMRSNCYEMLRELQERIGVSS, encoded by the coding sequence GTGAGCAAACATACATGGTTCAAGGAATTCTCCGTTCCCACGTACGAGCAATGGCGGGAAGCGGCAGAAAAATCGCTAAAGGGTGCATCCTTTGATGCCAAGCTACTGACGTATTCGTACGAGGGGATTGTTCGCCAGCCAATCTATCGGCACGAAGATGTCGAAACATTGCCGCATCTGGAAGCGCTACCAGGAGAGGCGCCTTTTCATAGAGGGAATCAGCAACCTGACGAGCAAAAGGAACACAAATGGCATGTCTGTCAGGAAATCATCGCAACGAGTGCCAAGGCTTTCAATCAGGCAGCCGTAGACGATTTAGAGCGCGGGCAAACGATGCTGCATCTGCTGGTGGATCAAGCGGCATTGGCTGGACTTGATCCGGACGAGGCATTGCCAGATACGATTGGTCACAAAGGCGTATCTGTTTTTTGCCGAGAGGATGTAGAGCAGGCATTCCAAGGGGTAAAGCTTTCAGAGGTCCCTCTTTACGTGAACACAGGAGCGCTAGGCTTGCCCATTCTTTCACTCATCTTGGCACATGTTGAAGCGACAGGCCAGCAAGTCTCCGAACTTCACGGTTGCATCGGGCAAGACCCTGTAGCGGTTCTGCTCACAGAGGGCAAGCTCCCTTGTTCCTTGCAGACAGCTTATAACGCCATGGCAAGCATGACGAAATGGGCAAAAGATCATGCGCCAGCGCTGAAAACGATCCTGGTTCAAAGCAATCCTTATCAGGATGGCGGCGGAAATGCCGTAACGGAGCTGGCTTTTTCACTGGCCACAGGGGTCGACTATTTGCAAGCGATGCTTGAGCGGGGGCTGTCCATAGAGGATATCGCACCACGAATGCAGTTCTCATACTCGATTGGCTCAGATGTCTTCATGGAAATCGCGAAGCTGCGTGCTGCAAGAATGCTCTGGTCAAACATCGTGGCGGCCTACGGCGGATCAACGGAAGCCCAAAAGATGACGATTCACGCCAGAACTTCGGCCTGGACGAAGACGATTTACGATCCGTATGTCAACATGCTGCGTTCCACGACAGAAGCGTTCTCAGCCGTTATTGGTGGTGCAGACAGTCTGCATGTATCCGCATTTGACGAAGCGATCCGCCCTGCCAATGAGTTTTCAAGAAGAATTGCCAGAAATACGCAAATTATTTTGCAAGAAGAAGCGCATTTGGCAAAAGTGATCGATCCTGCGGGAGGTTCTTGGTACGTAGAATGGCTCACAGATGCATTAGCGAAAAAAGCATGGGAATTGTTCCAGCAGGTAGAAGCGCAAGGTGGCATACTGAGCGCATTAGAAGCAGGCTTCCCACAAGGCTTGATCGCCCAGATCGCGGAACAAAAAGCAACGAGCATCGATACGCGTAAAAACCGTTTGGTTGGGACCAACATGTATCCCAATACGGCTGAACAGCCACTGCAGGCCGAGAGTCTTCCGAGCATTCACGAAGAGCGAGCAGCGGAAGCACGATCCCTTCGATTGAAACAAAACGCGACTCTCGTCTCCGTATCGCTCGATGAGTTGGCGAAACATACTGATGAGTTCGTGCCACATGCAGTAAAAGCAGTGCTTCATGGAGCGACTGTGGGGGATATCGCCAAAGCCATGAAACGTGAAGATTCAGTGGAGACAATCATCCAGCCACTCCGTATTCACCGGGCATCCGAACGCTTTGAAACCTTGAGAATACAGGCTGATGATTTTTTGAAAACAACAGGCAAAAGACCGACCGTGTTCTTGGCGACGATGGGGCCAGTGGCAAAGCATAAGGCCCGAGCAGATTTCGCGTCAGAGTTTTTTGCAGTTGGCGGCTTTGATGTATGGCGCAAGCAAGCATTCTCTACTACCGTAGAGGCGGCTGAAGCTGCGGTCGCATCGGGTGCGTTGATCACGGTCATTTGTTCAGACGATGCTAGTTATCCAGAGCATGTTCCACCTTTGGCGCAAGCAATCAAGCAACGTGTACCTCAGATGACGGTTCTGTTGGCTGGCTTGCCTGACGCAGAGCAGATGGCGACTTATAAGGCGGCAGGTGTAGATGATTGCATCCACATGCGTTCCAATTGCTACGAGATGCTACGAGAACTTCAGGAGCGGATAGGAGTGAGCTCATAA
- the accB gene encoding acetyl-CoA carboxylase biotin carboxyl carrier protein encodes MLTIYELRELVKLLEQTDIESFEVNDEDSSLRIKRRNGNQVTAVHQTPVQSKSAPIVTAAPVIPLPKKETIERPVEKVPVEVPQKSGEVTQNLYKISSPMVGTFYAAPAVDAAPYVSVNDRVEPTTIVCIVEAMKLFNEIEAEVKGEIVQVLVENGQLVEHGQPLFLVKQA; translated from the coding sequence GTGCTTACCATTTACGAATTACGAGAACTTGTGAAGCTATTGGAGCAGACGGACATAGAATCTTTTGAGGTAAATGATGAAGATTCTTCTTTGCGTATCAAACGAAGAAATGGGAATCAAGTCACAGCCGTACATCAGACCCCCGTACAAAGCAAAAGCGCACCAATCGTGACGGCGGCACCCGTTATTCCTTTGCCTAAAAAAGAAACGATTGAGCGTCCAGTCGAAAAAGTCCCTGTGGAAGTCCCTCAGAAATCGGGGGAAGTGACGCAAAACTTGTACAAAATCTCTTCACCCATGGTCGGAACCTTCTATGCAGCACCGGCAGTTGACGCAGCACCATACGTATCCGTAAACGATCGGGTAGAGCCAACTACCATTGTCTGTATTGTCGAGGCCATGAAGCTGTTTAACGAGATTGAAGCAGAAGTAAAAGGAGAGATTGTCCAAGTCTTGGTGGAAAACGGTCAGTTAGTCGAGCATGGACAGCCGTTATTCCTGGTGAAGCAAGCGTAA